A section of the Methanotorris formicicus Mc-S-70 genome encodes:
- a CDS encoding DNA topoisomerase IV subunit A, whose translation MIISKSREIARRKILELANKMYEDLLKGKRPKIKLPIRSLTNAKFDSETGTFILMGKEKERTLTVSQAKIFAQTVKMLEFSKQLLDSNDFSTLREAYYVSKNWGEARFDDQQPSNNVIEDLEAALDVLREDLGFIPEEDGSSVVGPLRIIDRTPEGEEIKVDCTRLGTGAYNIPNDVTRLEFETNADFILAIETAGMFARLNAEKFWDKHNCILVSLKGVPARATRRFVKRLNEEYEVPVLVFTDGDPYGYLNIYRTLKVGSGKAVHLADKLAIPSARLIGVTPQDIVDYDLPTHPLKEQDIKRIKDGLKNDDFVKSFPEWQKALKQMLDMKVRAEQQSLAKYGLKYVVDTYLPEKIKDEKTWLP comes from the coding sequence ATGATAATTTCAAAATCAAGAGAAATAGCAAGGAGAAAGATTTTAGAGTTGGCAAATAAAATGTATGAGGATCTTTTAAAAGGTAAGAGACCAAAAATTAAACTACCCATTAGAAGTTTAACCAATGCAAAATTTGACTCTGAAACAGGAACTTTCATACTTATGGGGAAAGAAAAAGAAAGGACTTTAACAGTAAGTCAAGCAAAAATCTTTGCTCAAACGGTGAAGATGCTAGAATTTTCAAAACAACTTCTTGATTCAAATGACTTCTCAACACTTAGGGAAGCGTATTATGTCTCCAAAAATTGGGGTGAGGCAAGATTCGATGACCAGCAACCATCAAATAATGTTATTGAGGATTTAGAGGCAGCATTAGATGTATTGAGAGAAGATCTCGGATTTATTCCAGAAGAGGATGGTTCATCAGTTGTTGGGCCGTTGAGGATAATTGATAGAACACCAGAAGGGGAGGAAATCAAAGTAGATTGCACAAGGTTGGGTACCGGAGCATACAATATACCAAATGATGTAACAAGATTGGAGTTTGAGACGAATGCTGATTTTATATTGGCAATAGAAACTGCGGGTATGTTTGCAAGGTTGAATGCTGAAAAGTTTTGGGATAAACACAATTGTATCTTAGTTTCATTGAAGGGGGTTCCAGCAAGGGCAACAAGAAGATTTGTGAAGAGATTAAATGAAGAGTATGAAGTTCCAGTTTTGGTGTTTACTGACGGTGACCCCTATGGATATTTAAATATTTACAGGACGTTGAAGGTTGGGAGTGGTAAGGCGGTTCATTTAGCAGATAAACTTGCAATTCCTTCTGCGAGGTTGATTGGTGTAACTCCTCAAGATATTGTTGATTATGACTTACCAACACATCCATTGAAGGAACAAGATATCAAAAGAATAAAAGATGGTTTAAAAAATGATGATTTTGTAAAATCATTCCCAGAATGGCAAAAGGCATTAAAACAGATGTTAGATATGAAAGTAAGGGCAGAACAACAGTCCCTTGCAAAGTATGGTTTGAAGTATGTTGTCGACACCTACCTACCTGAAAAAATAAAGGATGAAAAGACGTGGCTACCTTAA
- a CDS encoding MBL fold metallo-hydrolase gives MVKIYVLLEDYSGYESPFYAQHGISFLIEHGGKSILFDVGQEAKPILHNMRRLGLEPNNIDYIFLSHCHYDHTGGLLEMLKAIGKRIPIIAHPMIFRKHFVIKPCLMDVGVPFEREEIEQYAELFLTNEPIQILEGVYSTGEVREREDFEKTNLEVYTLKDGKLIRDELLDDMSLVIRTSEGLVIISGCSHAGIVSIVKHAIKITGEKRIRSVIGGFHLIDASDERIIKTVEKLKKLDVEEVYTGHCTGLKAEAEFLTDYGEKFHKIHSGMIIEF, from the coding sequence ATGGTAAAAATATACGTCCTTCTTGAAGATTACTCTGGGTATGAGAGTCCTTTCTATGCTCAACATGGGATCAGTTTCTTAATTGAACATGGAGGAAAAAGTATCCTCTTTGATGTAGGACAGGAGGCAAAGCCGATACTTCATAACATGAGGCGTTTAGGGTTAGAACCGAATAATATAGATTATATATTTTTATCACACTGCCACTATGACCATACGGGTGGATTATTAGAGATGCTCAAAGCAATCGGCAAAAGAATCCCAATAATTGCCCATCCAATGATTTTTAGGAAACATTTTGTAATAAAACCTTGTTTAATGGATGTAGGAGTTCCTTTCGAGAGAGAAGAAATCGAACAATATGCAGAACTTTTCTTAACAAATGAACCAATCCAAATATTAGAAGGTGTTTACTCAACTGGTGAGGTTAGGGAGAGGGAAGATTTTGAAAAAACCAACTTGGAAGTTTATACTTTAAAAGATGGAAAACTGATTAGGGATGAACTTTTGGATGATATGAGTTTAGTTATAAGAACATCAGAAGGATTAGTGATTATTAGTGGTTGCTCCCATGCCGGAATTGTTAGTATAGTGAAACATGCAATAAAAATTACAGGAGAAAAGAGAATTAGATCTGTTATTGGAGGGTTTCATCTCATAGATGCAAGTGATGAAAGAATAATTAAAACTGTTGAAAAACTTAAAAAACTTGATGTTGAAGAAGTTTATACAGGACATTGCACAGGTTTAAAAGCAGAAGCGGAGTTTTTAACTGATTATGGAGAAAAGTTCCATAAGATACACTCTGGAATGATAATTGAGTTTTAA
- a CDS encoding transcription elongation factor Spt5 yields MIFAVRTTAGQEKNVAEMLASKVEREKLDVYSILATENLKGYILVEAENRGVVEELVRGAFKVKGIVPGTTSVDELEHLLTPRKLVEDIEKGDLVELVAGLFKGERARVIRVDKNKEEITIELEQAAVPIPITVHVEHVKIVSKNK; encoded by the coding sequence GTGATTTTTGCGGTGAGAACTACTGCTGGACAGGAAAAGAACGTAGCGGAAATGTTAGCGTCAAAAGTAGAAAGGGAAAAGTTGGACGTTTACTCCATACTTGCAACAGAAAACCTAAAGGGATATATATTGGTCGAAGCAGAAAACAGAGGAGTTGTTGAAGAGTTGGTTAGGGGAGCATTTAAGGTAAAAGGTATCGTCCCAGGAACAACATCAGTAGATGAGTTAGAACACCTCTTAACACCAAGAAAACTTGTTGAAGATATTGAGAAAGGAGATCTTGTTGAACTTGTTGCAGGTCTATTTAAAGGAGAGAGAGCAAGGGTAATTAGAGTTGATAAGAACAAGGAAGAGATTACAATAGAGTTAGAACAGGCAGCGGTTCCAATACCGATAACAGTACATGTCGAGCATGTAAAAATAGTATCAAAAAATAAATAA
- a CDS encoding TraB/GumN family protein — translation MEYIRINNGLNECDIYLIGTAHVSEESVRKVEETILNINPDVVSVELDRERFFAIMGDNDTDNIDIKRIIKEGKVGIFLLHMILSHFQKMIGEELGVKPGSEMKKAIEIAMQYQKPISLIDRQINITLTRLLNKMTLREKINFFLSLFEENDEMEIDNKSINEMIKNADELVLFLKDISPTIYEVLVDERDRYMAKNLYELSKGKEKIVAVVGAGHIKGIINYLKKLEKGDDIDLNELNKTKKSKFWKHIRKIISVGIVVIILYGFYSVSSNIYALKELTLEWVIINGLLSAFGVVIARGHIASALVAFISAPITSLIPFIGAGWIAGLAELKFREIKKSDIIELFHADSLKELLNNNLMRILLVTALANLGSAIGTLYFIPRFLGH, via the coding sequence GTGGAGTATATTAGAATAAATAATGGTCTTAATGAATGTGATATTTATTTGATTGGAACTGCCCATGTTTCTGAAGAAAGTGTGAGAAAAGTTGAAGAAACTATCTTAAACATAAATCCTGATGTTGTATCTGTTGAGTTAGATAGGGAGAGGTTTTTTGCAATTATGGGGGATAACGACACAGATAACATTGATATTAAGAGGATTATAAAAGAGGGGAAAGTGGGTATCTTTTTACTTCATATGATATTATCACACTTCCAAAAAATGATAGGGGAAGAATTGGGGGTAAAACCTGGAAGTGAGATGAAAAAAGCCATTGAAATTGCAATGCAATATCAAAAGCCAATATCCTTAATAGACAGACAAATAAACATAACATTAACAAGACTTCTAAACAAGATGACATTAAGAGAGAAGATAAACTTCTTTTTGAGTTTATTTGAAGAAAATGATGAAATGGAGATTGACAACAAATCAATTAATGAGATGATAAAGAATGCTGATGAGTTGGTTTTGTTTTTAAAAGATATCTCTCCCACAATTTACGAAGTTTTGGTTGATGAAAGGGATAGATACATGGCAAAGAATTTGTATGAGTTGAGTAAAGGTAAAGAAAAAATTGTTGCTGTCGTTGGGGCAGGACATATTAAGGGGATAATAAATTATTTAAAAAAATTGGAAAAAGGGGATGATATAGATTTGAATGAGTTGAATAAAACTAAAAAAAGTAAATTTTGGAAGCATATTAGAAAGATTATTTCAGTAGGGATAGTGGTTATTATACTCTATGGTTTTTACAGTGTGTCTTCAAACATTTACGCATTAAAAGAACTAACCTTAGAGTGGGTGATTATAAACGGCCTCTTATCAGCGTTTGGGGTTGTTATTGCAAGGGGCCATATAGCATCTGCATTGGTTGCATTCATCTCTGCTCCAATAACCTCATTAATTCCATTTATTGGGGCTGGATGGATTGCAGGACTTGCTGAATTAAAATTTAGGGAGATTAAAAAAAGTGATATAATAGAGTTGTTTCATGCAGATTCACTAAAAGAACTTCTAAACAACAACCTCATGAGAATTTTACTTGTTACAGCATTAGCAAACCTTGGAAGTGCTATTGGAACACTATACTTTATTCCACGGTTTTTAGGGCATTAA
- a CDS encoding protein translocase SEC61 complex subunit gamma, whose protein sequence is MEKTNLNTKIEGIKNFLLQCKRVLMITRKPTKEEFINISKVTGLGICILGIIGFIIHVPIVYIKGLIKPIK, encoded by the coding sequence ATGGAAAAAACCAACTTAAATACAAAAATTGAGGGAATAAAAAATTTTCTCCTTCAATGTAAGAGGGTTTTAATGATTACAAGGAAGCCTACAAAAGAAGAATTCATAAACATCTCAAAGGTTACTGGATTGGGTATCTGCATTCTTGGAATAATTGGCTTTATAATCCATGTCCCAATAGTTTATATAAAGGGCTTAATTAAACCTATAAAATAA
- a CDS encoding 50S ribosomal protein L11: protein MAVEVVEVLVTGGKATAGPPLGPAIGPLGVNVMQVVNAINEKTKAYEGMQVPVKVKVDTEKRTFEIEVGIPPTSALIKKELGVEKGAHEPKHEVVGNLTMDQVVKIAKMKYDGMLSYTLKNAVKEVLGTCVSMGVNVEGKHPKEVQKLVDEGVYDEYIKEE from the coding sequence ATGGCTGTTGAGGTCGTAGAAGTCCTTGTAACTGGTGGAAAAGCAACAGCAGGGCCACCATTAGGTCCAGCAATTGGACCATTGGGAGTAAATGTGATGCAAGTTGTTAATGCGATAAATGAAAAAACAAAGGCATACGAGGGAATGCAAGTCCCTGTTAAGGTTAAGGTAGATACTGAAAAAAGAACATTTGAAATTGAAGTTGGTATTCCACCAACAAGTGCTTTAATAAAGAAAGAATTAGGTGTTGAAAAAGGTGCTCACGAACCAAAACACGAAGTTGTTGGTAACTTAACAATGGATCAAGTAGTTAAAATTGCAAAGATGAAGTATGATGGTATGTTATCCTACACATTGAAAAACGCTGTAAAAGAAGTTCTTGGAACTTGCGTCTCAATGGGAGTAAACGTTGAAGGAAAACACCCAAAAGAAGTCCAAAAATTAGTCGATGAAGGAGTTTATGATGAATATATAAAAGAAGAATAA
- a CDS encoding beta-ribofuranosylaminobenzene 5'-phosphate synthase, protein MEIISPSRIHMGLIDLNGSIGRVDGGVGLALENPNLVIEGKESGEIEVDFDKSVLKNFDESYINDIGRRVKDAAEKILNHINEDGVKLLIKKSFPSHSGLGSGTQIALSTGKLISLIYGKELNAYEIAKITGRGGTSGIGIGAFEMGGFLIDEGHSFGKGKDKEDFKPSSASKGVKPAPIIFRHDFNWDVVLIIPKGEHIYGNKEVDIFKKYCPVPLNEVQRICHLILMKMIPGIIEDDLNAFGEVVNELQTLGFKKVEVSLQSEIVKELIKELQKVGYAGLSSFGPTIYALGDVDLIMEKADDILDKHGIDGEIIVTKANNTGYRVK, encoded by the coding sequence ATGGAGATTATTTCCCCTTCAAGGATTCACATGGGACTTATTGATTTGAATGGGAGTATTGGGAGAGTAGATGGTGGTGTTGGTTTAGCCCTTGAAAATCCTAACTTAGTAATTGAGGGAAAAGAAAGTGGGGAAATTGAAGTTGACTTTGATAAATCCGTTCTTAAGAATTTTGATGAAAGTTATATCAATGATATAGGGAGAAGGGTTAAAGATGCGGCAGAGAAAATATTAAACCATATAAATGAAGATGGAGTAAAATTATTAATAAAAAAATCATTCCCATCCCACTCCGGTCTTGGCAGTGGAACACAGATTGCCCTTTCAACGGGGAAATTAATATCCCTCATATATGGGAAGGAACTTAACGCCTATGAAATAGCAAAGATTACTGGAAGGGGGGGAACTTCTGGAATTGGAATTGGGGCTTTTGAGATGGGGGGATTTTTAATCGATGAGGGACATTCATTTGGAAAAGGAAAAGATAAGGAGGATTTCAAACCCTCATCAGCATCAAAAGGCGTAAAACCAGCACCAATAATATTTAGACATGACTTCAATTGGGATGTGGTTTTAATTATCCCAAAAGGGGAGCATATTTACGGCAACAAGGAAGTTGATATATTCAAAAAATACTGTCCAGTTCCTTTAAATGAGGTTCAAAGGATTTGCCACTTGATTTTAATGAAGATGATTCCCGGAATTATTGAAGATGATTTAAATGCATTTGGGGAGGTTGTGAATGAACTCCAAACACTTGGATTTAAAAAAGTGGAGGTTTCTTTGCAATCAGAGATTGTTAAAGAACTCATAAAAGAGTTGCAAAAAGTAGGTTATGCTGGACTATCAAGTTTCGGCCCAACAATCTATGCACTTGGAGATGTGGATTTAATTATGGAGAAAGCAGATGACATCCTTGATAAACACGGCATTGATGGGGAGATAATAGTAACAAAAGCAAACAATACTGGATATAGAGTAAAATAA
- the ftsZ gene encoding cell division protein FtsZ, which produces MKFLKNIVENDDFSYEDETLSEEDLELLKLLEEAKAKITVVGCGGAGNNTINRLTSEGIERAKTVAINTDAQQLLKTKADKKILIGKNLTRGLGAGGNPKMGEESAKENAEDIKNELQGADMVFITCGLGGGTGTGSAPIVAEISKKIGALTVAIITLPFSMEGEIRMQNALEGLNKLKNVADTIVVIPNDKLLEIVPKIPLKTAFKVADEVLINSVRGLVELITKDGLINVDFADVKAVMSNGGMAMIGIGESDGEKRAKEAVMNALNCPLLDVEIDGAKGALIHVIGPEDLTLEEAKEVVGTVSERLDPKATIIWGATINENLENTIQVLLVVTGVKPKNEFGLRQTRKSLIDIPKI; this is translated from the coding sequence TTGAAATTCTTAAAAAATATTGTTGAAAATGATGATTTTTCATATGAGGATGAGACGTTATCTGAAGAGGATTTGGAATTATTGAAATTATTGGAGGAGGCAAAAGCCAAAATCACTGTGGTGGGTTGTGGTGGAGCAGGAAACAATACAATAAATAGATTAACCTCTGAAGGTATTGAAAGGGCAAAAACTGTTGCTATCAACACAGATGCTCAACAGTTGTTAAAAACAAAAGCAGATAAAAAAATATTAATTGGTAAAAATTTAACAAGAGGACTTGGTGCTGGTGGAAATCCAAAAATGGGAGAGGAATCAGCAAAAGAAAATGCAGAAGATATAAAAAATGAATTACAAGGAGCGGACATGGTATTTATAACCTGTGGATTGGGCGGAGGTACTGGAACCGGTTCTGCTCCAATTGTTGCTGAAATATCCAAAAAAATAGGGGCTCTAACAGTTGCAATAATAACGCTCCCATTCTCAATGGAAGGAGAAATAAGGATGCAAAATGCATTGGAAGGATTAAATAAATTAAAAAATGTAGCAGATACAATAGTTGTTATTCCAAATGACAAGTTGTTGGAAATTGTACCAAAGATTCCATTAAAAACAGCATTCAAAGTCGCTGATGAAGTTCTTATAAACTCAGTTAGAGGGTTAGTTGAACTCATCACAAAAGATGGTCTTATAAACGTTGATTTCGCTGATGTTAAAGCAGTTATGAGCAATGGCGGAATGGCAATGATTGGTATTGGAGAGAGCGATGGGGAGAAGAGGGCAAAAGAGGCAGTGATGAACGCATTAAACTGTCCATTGCTTGATGTTGAAATTGATGGGGCAAAAGGTGCATTGATACACGTCATAGGTCCAGAAGATTTAACATTGGAGGAGGCAAAAGAGGTTGTAGGAACGGTATCAGAGAGATTAGATCCAAAGGCAACAATTATCTGGGGTGCAACTATAAATGAGAACTTGGAAAACACTATCCAAGTTTTATTGGTTGTAACTGGTGTAAAGCCTAAAAATGAGTTTGGATTAAGGCAAACCAGAAAAAGTTTAATAGACATTCCAAAAATTTAA
- a CDS encoding CBS domain-containing protein: MIKVRDVMKKPIIVNPNDDIRDVIRLFREHKISGAPVVEDGELVGIISESDIVKTITTHNESIGLILPSPLDLIELPLRTTLKIEEFKEDIKKALKTKVKDVMTRDVIVISPDEGINNAAKLMIENNIKRLPVVKDGKLVGIVTRGDIIEALC; the protein is encoded by the coding sequence ATGATAAAAGTTAGAGATGTTATGAAAAAACCCATAATTGTGAATCCCAATGATGATATAAGGGATGTTATAAGATTATTTAGAGAACATAAAATCAGTGGAGCCCCTGTTGTTGAAGATGGGGAGTTGGTTGGCATTATATCTGAAAGTGACATAGTAAAAACAATAACCACCCACAATGAATCAATTGGATTAATTTTACCATCTCCATTGGATTTAATAGAATTACCATTAAGAACAACTTTGAAAATTGAAGAGTTTAAAGAGGATATAAAAAAGGCATTAAAAACAAAGGTTAAGGATGTTATGACAAGGGATGTTATAGTAATCTCCCCAGATGAGGGTATAAACAATGCTGCAAAGTTGATGATTGAGAACAATATAAAGAGGCTCCCAGTTGTTAAAGATGGAAAACTTGTGGGTATTGTTACAAGAGGGGACATTATAGAGGCATTATGCTAA
- a CDS encoding adenylosuccinate synthetase, translated as MTCTIIVGGQWGDEGKGKIVSYLCEKDSPYIIARGGVGPNAGHTVEVDGEKYGIRMVPTGFPNKKAKLAIGAGVLVDPEVLLKEVEMLEKFNVGKRLIVDYRCGIIEEKHRLMDKSNEHLSKEIGSTGTGCGPANVDRALRILKQAKDIDVLKEFLGDVSEEVNDAIDAGKNVMIEGTQGTLLSLYYGTYPYVTSKDTTASTFAADVGVGPTKIDEVIVVFKSFPTRVGSGPFPTEMPLEEAEKLGIVEYGTVTGRRRRVGYFDLELAKKVCRLNGATQIALTCLDKYDNTCYGVTEYSELTDKAVEFIEKIEEATGVPVTIISTGPELHQTIDRRDEL; from the coding sequence ATGACATGCACCATTATTGTTGGAGGACAGTGGGGAGATGAAGGTAAAGGAAAGATTGTAAGTTATCTCTGCGAAAAAGACTCCCCATACATTATTGCAAGAGGTGGAGTAGGTCCAAACGCTGGGCACACTGTTGAGGTAGATGGGGAAAAATATGGAATCAGGATGGTTCCAACTGGATTCCCAAATAAAAAGGCAAAACTCGCAATAGGAGCAGGGGTTTTGGTAGATCCTGAGGTTCTTTTAAAAGAAGTTGAGATGTTGGAGAAATTTAATGTTGGGAAGAGGTTAATTGTTGATTATAGATGTGGGATTATTGAAGAGAAACACAGATTAATGGACAAATCAAATGAGCACCTATCAAAAGAAATCGGCTCTACTGGAACAGGATGCGGTCCAGCAAATGTTGATAGAGCATTGAGAATCTTAAAGCAGGCAAAGGATATTGATGTATTGAAAGAATTTTTGGGAGATGTTTCTGAAGAAGTTAATGATGCTATCGATGCAGGTAAAAATGTGATGATTGAAGGTACTCAGGGGACATTGTTATCATTGTACTATGGAACCTATCCTTATGTAACATCAAAAGACACAACTGCATCAACATTTGCAGCGGATGTTGGTGTTGGCCCTACAAAGATTGATGAGGTTATAGTTGTATTCAAATCATTCCCAACAAGAGTTGGTAGTGGGCCATTCCCAACAGAGATGCCACTAGAGGAGGCAGAGAAATTAGGTATTGTTGAGTATGGAACAGTTACCGGCAGAAGGAGAAGGGTTGGATATTTTGACCTTGAGTTGGCTAAGAAGGTTTGCAGGTTAAATGGAGCAACCCAAATTGCCTTAACATGCTTAGATAAATACGATAACACATGCTATGGAGTCACTGAATACAGTGAATTAACAGATAAAGCAGTTGAATTTATTGAAAAAATAGAGGAAGCAACGGGAGTCCCGGTTACAATAATCTCAACAGGTCCTGAATTACACCAAACCATTGATAGGAGAGATGAATTATAA